The stretch of DNA CTAAATACCTGAATACGCtagtaaaaatctttttctcctTTGATGGTACGAAGGCACTATGCGTATCCAGACCGAGACCAATCTTTGTTGTCAACTCCTTGACCAATggacatctgatctaaattgagaaacctccaagaattaggctcacatacatttatgtgtgtagaggtaaaggaataaaaccCTTGTTATTCTCTCGTGACTTTCCTGTACTCTTGacgtacatatatatagtatgagatttgttactgattttaaatttgattctcaattcaaatttaaatcatatcttgaaaTTACAAATctgaatcatccaaattttatgaatcatatgataactcaatttgaaaacaaaatcagttaggatctcatccaaattcagaaatagaataactaattattctcaaatctcatttacTGTTCTCAATTaccatactattattatattcttggtgctagcaaaaaatataataatattccatttgaattaatataattatttatttgatcaaatcaaaataataattaaataattctatagcaaagattagaacactcgttagtgtgtgaccccataggttcaatactaaacgggtagtaaattagtcgtactaaatttactaatcaaggttggcatctagcaacactcctcaacgacccatagtatgaagtaatatatttttactaagaacctcagaagaacaaagtataattccttccatctttccagctcttggttaacccttagagtatggtttaattgtcaaactctaacttgttaccattattataatgaactgtgaatgacctaagaaactcatttcttaatttattcaatctccttggccaaggttttattcattTCAGACATTATAAccatagagctcaaactctttaccgagagttgacggattccttattgattaatcattaattctacaagtatttaaattatacccaaTGTCtattcaactagcaccctagggtattaggtatccggaatcaaagtataataaatacattgttaattactatgacagtCGCATGTCAAAGaaaactctattactatgttcatcttgagaatatcctattgacaaatatgtggtaattataaccattaggaattctcaaagtgagtcagttcaatggtcatatcCCTATAtgcaccatatatatatatataatttaataaatgagatctattaatcttcatccaatgaagattattatatatatattgatcttttcagattattaatgtcctttttaataatcgtatgaccaagaacaatttagattaaattataaaagatttatctctcaatattatgatcaatatcacaatgataaatttctaaatttaatcaagggccttattatattaacattttaatataataacaataacaaattatttgacacatgattgattggattgtggtcatGCTATTTATTCCCAACATCAACAACATGAATTATTTTTACACCATTCCTTTGAACTACAAAACAATCTAGCAATGTATTTCACTACGATCGTTGTCTTATTCTAAAAAATGAATTCATTTCTACACAGCCATATATTCTATATAACTGAGAAGAACCCACTGACCATGTTTTACGCTTGCCTTTTCTTATAGGCATTATCCTCCAGTTCTCAAAATGTTCTCTTATGGACCCCGGGATGCACCATGTCTGACCCACATGAGCGATCCACGCACACCGAACCTGCCAAACAAACTCACACGTAACAAACAAGTGTTGAACAGATTCAACTTCTTCGTTGCACATCACACAACCATTATCATTCTAAGCAATTATGCCGAAGTTACTCAAGGGATCCTTTGTATTAACTCGTCCTAGTAGCATAAACCAATTAAACTACTCAACTCTAGGGGGTACCAGTCTTTTCTAGATACCATTTTTGAACTTGTAGCTAATGATGTCTTTCGTCACAGTCTGTTCCTGCAAAACATACACAAATGAATTAGTAGCCACACTACTCTATCTCTACTATCATTCTCACAACGTGCAAGATATCAAGCATTTGATTCAGATTGTCAATCTCCCATTGACGGAGTTTCCTCCTCCATTGGAAGTTCCACACCCATTCTATCCCATCTCAAAACCCACAATCCCAATTACGGATCATTTGTTATTTGAAATCAAGAAAAGCCTCCAAAAGGAATCTTTCAACTTTTTCGACTGTAGCCATGTATCCTCCCAGAATCTGGTTGATTTACCATCACCTACTTCCCTAGCCAGTCCATCAATCATCTTCTGTCTgacaatttacttttatttgcAGGTTACATATTTGTAGAGCTTGGGTAGACAAGCACTGGCTAGGATTTAGATTATTGCACGAGCACACAATCTTCTTTCACAGTGGACAATCTTCCTTAGAAAATCTCCACCACCACTTGAATAATAAGGCAGTATTCCGAATTGTCGCATCTCCAATACCTAGTCCTTCTAATTTCTTCGGTGCCTGTATCATTTCCCACTTTACAAGAGTTAATCCAAGTCATCCATCCTCCTTCCCCCAAAAGAACCTCCGTTGTAGTGAAATTAGTTTTTTTGCCACTGCAGCTGGCATTTTATGCAAGCACTTAATTTACTGAGAACCTTTGCTTTTCATAAACTGAGTTTCTCTTTCACATTATCAAACACtgctctttttattttgttaactaaaaaattaaatacaaaattaattagtaacaactatatttttatatgagtGTCAACAATAATGTTtggtatataaataatatttttcaatttataatcagatgtttttattttaaaattttttaattaaatttttacacaaattttaattttataatttcattGCTATTATTCAcagtaaatattaaaaacatatttttatttatcgtACACTACTATTAAATATATCTAAGTATATTCTGTTAAGTTAAACGGTTTAATTTTATAacgatattaaaataattataaatttaaaattggtataaaaatttaattgaacaTTTTTACAACCTAaggatttaattataaatttaccaaaactataaagataaatataataatttaacctttattatattatttgtaaattacatatattaatatgttacttttatctattaaaaaaaatgacgtCTTAAATTAGGGTTAACATACATATCCGATAATCCATTATAATTATGAACCTAACAAACGGTTCAATGAATTGATCCATAATTTGATGTGTATTACTTTACCTTTCACAAGTCACATAACCCATCAGCTTAAAAAAACAGCTAAAATGATTCTGGCTGCACATGTTCcatgacatttttcaaactCAATTAAATCCCCTAATTagtgaatatattttttaatgttttccaAATTAAAGAGTGTTTATAATttcatttataattaaatatttcagATATTACTTTCCAAATATACAAGAGTGAGATACACAGCATTAATGCAGGgataattattacaaaaataattgttGACTTCTATTATGGAGTAATTAGAAAAAACTAAGGAAGAGTTTTCAAAGTAAAACATATTCTCtgatctttttattattttattttgaaatttaatgctTTGTACGTTGTTTTGGAAATGAGTAAATTGTTAGaatagtatataaaaaattatattttaaaaaaaatctcaaaatatataaaagacaaataagcctataaaaatatttaaatcttaacaataataacaaaaaatgtattttttttaataaatgacAAGTGCATGCATTTTAATTTGCATTTGGTAAATGACTTGTACATTTTATCCAAATTTCTGtgcaaatatttaaataattatttataaaataagcacaaaaaattgtaaaaatcgATCTCtagacaatttttatttttttttgaaatattttcagtcattaacaaaaaaaattaattagcataaaattagcaaattttgaaagtaaaatgattttattttttatttatatttataaaaaattgtattaaaattgaatctttaaatccttttaaaaaatacatttaatatgtgattatttttgtcacatttttaaattttgtagttttatttgttattcttatcttttaagattatttttatcagcaatataaattttttgtatatatcattttaatatttttctctttttatttttaattttgcaaTTTAATGCTTCAGATGTTGtttgcaaaaaattaaaaaagtcaACGACAACATTTATGATCAaactgaaaatattttaaaaccaTCTTTTAGAATCTTACTAATATGTATCTTAAAGATACTATagcatcattaaaaaatattttattaaaattattaagaacataaattttttatttttcgataTATTGATGAGtacgtaaaaaaattaaaagagtttCAATTATTATATTCTCTTAAGCtaaatccttttttattttaagaaaaaatataataatttatctatatttgattgatttaacttattttaaaactttgtttttttaaagaatttttatGCATAATTCTTATCAATAAAAAGTTACCAAATTCAACTCACGTACATTAATTAGAGTGTATTCaagtttgaaatttgatttttttctttttctttgaaaaaaatattgttaacaTAAGTATCCTAAAAATACTTGTTAATTAGTTATAATGttaccaaaatagaaaattttaataggAAATGTAATTATGTTTTCTAAAAGAATTTAGATGTTCTAAAGTAATAAAGTAAATTAGTATATAAAGCGATAAAGTGATGGATCAATCACTATTAAGTTAATTTCATAAAACGTATTTTCcactatcttaatttaaaagtgatttagtaattaaaaatatttaataacaaaaaaatattaactaaaattagataaaatttgtcttatttaatatttacaaatatttacaataattaataaatattaaataaaataaattttaattttttttatttttctagcattACTGTTTAGTAATTTACTCTTTACTTTATAaattttctcattttaatttaaagaatcTTGATCATTTATAAAAAGAGTAAACTATTAACATAGTTTTCAAAGTTAATATCACTGATAAAATCACTCCAAAAGATATGAAATAATAAACCATCTtttgaaatatataaaaatatgataaaaataataaaatattaattatatatttttaaaaaaatttaaaaattagattttgatataattttttaaatattgttaaaaaaattaagacaattttattgataaaattTGATAGTTTTACCTcaaatgaataatttttaatagaccgaaatacttaaaaaaataaaataaaaaattagagatcaaattttgttatatttttttatgtatcatttaaataattatctaaatgtAGAGAAATAATattcatttttataaaatgtaaaatttttattctacATTATTTAGTAATATTATTtacctttttttattatattatttttcttttaatattgtGGTAATAAATTAATACAATATATAAATTAGTCATTACACAATTAATAATGTGAGaggatttttttatatacaaataaaagaataaattactaTTTGTACCCATAAAAAATATAGACACTGACAAATATATTCATACAAGAATAAAATGACAATTCTAATTATGGAAAATGGCTTCTGTGTGTCAAGAGTACCCTAACGGACAAATTACATAACTAACATATGAATACTCTTGACACACGAAGACCATCTTAtgtgattataattattattttattcttatatggGTATATTTATTACGTGTATTTTTTATGagtaaaaatgataatttattctaaataaaaattacaccaTTAATAATGTAAGAGAATATGTAAGAGTACAAACGAACCAATCACCATACTCCACGTGGCTTTCTAGAGGGGTTACGATCTTTTTCCGTGCAAATTATTCAGTGATTGCCTACATAAGACTTACGGTTAGATCGTCTCGTCGACAATAATGAGGACTGAGGGATCCCAGAAGTTCCACGTGTACGGTGGATTCGAGTGTTTCATATATGGTAAGTTTATAGGGTGCCGCACTATATCTTTGATCCCACACTCCCACTTTACTCGTAAAcctcatttcttaatcctaCAACACCACTTCGTTTTCGTAACTGTCGCTTTCTCCGACGGAGTTCCACCCACCGGAAAATTATCCGGCGACTATCTCCGGCTCGGCGACTCTTACTCTCCGCCGTTCTCCGCGGTGATCGATTGTCCGTTTTCTCGTTCCATTTCCTCActctactttttttttgttggtaaaTTGCTACTATTTTtgaaattcacatttttttttcaactgtGGTAAATTGctactttgaattttatttttttaaaaaaattttgtggtgtagttgattgattttttttttccaaaaaaaaatctttcccTTGATTTTGCAGTGCGGTGTTTTCGCTGAAGGTGGTGGCAGCGTGAATTTTTCACTCTGATCATTGTGGTGGCAGCGTGATTTCGAAGTATCCAACGAGAGAATGGTGAGCAGAAGATTCTTACCAATCAATTATTCTGATTCGTATTTGCATGCAAATGCTGTGTTTGTTGAAGTGTGCACTTTTTTTCACTGAATATAGTaatgtttttgttctttgattggcaccattttataatttatatcaagtgcgcttcagattttaatttgttttcattttttgggGGCCCCTTGATATATGATGATATTGTATATATGTTTCTAGGAAGGTAGTTTCTTTTgggttaaataaattaaatttatcatgTTGCTCGGTTCATCATACTAAttcctgattttttttttcttatatgaaAGTGTCACCACGTGGTAATGAATAATGTGACTGATGCGAGATATATATGTTAGTATGTATGCCTGAAATGAAATGAAGTCCATAATGTAACTTCAATTAAAATTCTTCACTCATTTATTTCGATAGTGTTTTAATAACTGAGGCTTGTTGGTGAAGAAATTTGTTTGGGAATTTTGGTTTAAGATGTATAAAATTAGACTCTTATATAAATTTGTGAGGATCTCTTTATAAACACATGGAATATCTTACTTTTTCTGGTAGATTCTTTTGTTGATGATAATGAGGTTAACTGTATGATGTTAAACTGTATGCATGGAATAATATCAACTTGTATATGAGCTTGATTCTGAAGTTGTAAGGATAAATACTTTGTTGAACCAGATACATATGTTCTGGTCTTTGTTTTTTCCTGTTTTCTCTTTTCAGCATAAAAGCTTATGGCTGCCACGGGATTCTGGCTGCTTTGCTGGAGAAAATTTGGGGTATGAGAATTCTTCCAGAGTTGAACAAAAGCGTGACCATCAGTGGTTTATGAATACAGGTGAACCAGAAACATTCAGCAACAAGAAACAAGCAGTTGAAGCAATTGGTGGTAATCCCTTTTCAGGAGTTTCCCATGTGAATGTTTCTCCATGGGACACCAATTCAGGGTTTCACTCTGTCACAGGTCAATTTTCTGACCGGCTCTTTGGATCTGATCCTCGACGGGCAATCAATTTGGTTGATGAAAATCTGCTATCAACTGGAAGTGGAAGTTTGAATGTGGCTAGAAGGGATGTTGAGAATCAATCTCGTAATGAACAATCTTCCGGCTTGTCAAGATCTCATGCCATTGCAGACACTTCATCAGATCCCAATTTTGGTGGCATCAGAAGGGTTAAAGTCAATCAAGTCAGGGATTCTTACAATCTCTTGCCTGCTTCCATAGGGCACCCATATAGTAGGGCAGATAGTAGTACAATTTCAATAGGTACAGGCCACAATAGGAATGATGCGAACATATCGTTGGGATCAGCTTATAACAATGGGAAtgacaacaccattgcaatggTCAGTGGAATAAGCAACACCAATAACAATCCTATTTCAATGGATCGTCCCTTCAATAAAGCCGATGGGAGTTTTATGCTGATGAACCAGAAGTATGGCTTGTCAATGAGTCAGCCCTTTAACAGGGCAGATTTTGTACCCATGGATCAGTCATATTCAAAGGGGCATGAGAACTTCATACCAGCAGGTCCAACTTACAGTAAACCAGGAGAAAATTTCATAAACATCagtcctttctatggcaagggCCTTGAGAATTTGATATCCATGGGTCCAACATATATTGGTACCGATTCAAACATCCCACCAACATTGCCCCCATTTGAGACTGGAAATTCTAGCTCTTTCCTAGCAGGTCACAACTATAATAAGGGTGTGAGTGGTACCATGCCCTTCATTGCTTTTACTAGTAATCCTGAGCCCAATCCCTCTGCTGGAATCACAAACGGCTATAATCTATTGATGGGCGATCAGATGAATCCAAATGCCGAACAACCTGTAAATAATACTCAAACAGCTAATACTCAGATTGATACTACACAGAAGAACAAAGAGAAGAAAACCAAGAAGGCTCCATCTAACAACTTCCCTTCAAATGTCAAAAGTTTGTTGTCAACTGGTATTTTTGATGGTGTTCCTGTGAAATATGTTTCATGGTCGCGGGAGGTAAAGTGTGTAGTAGTTTTTTATCTTGAGTTATTTGTGAGCTCTTGTACTTTTATATGGTAAGGTTTCTTACATGTCAGATATTCTACTTGACAGAAGAGCCTGGGGGGAGTCATAAAAGGAACTGGGTATGTGTGTTCATGCGATGACTGCAAGGAATCAAAGGTTAGCTTCTCAAATGGCTTGAATTCTGATAATCTGCATATCTGAGTGTGCTTATAACATTCTGTCATGCAGTGTCTAAATGCATATGAGTTTGAGCGGCATGCTGGTGCCAAGACCAAACACCCTAACAACCACATATACTTTGAGAACGGAAAAACCGTCTATGGTGTGGTTCAAGAGTTGAAAAACACTCCCCAGGAGATGCTCTTTGATGCAATTCAGAATGTCACTGGCACCACCATCAACGAGAAGAACTTTAGTAGTTGGAAAGGTAACAGAGATTTTAGTTTCTTGGTTGTGGTTAAGATCGCTTGGATAGCTATATCTTTTGATTCAATTGTCCGTGCTTAGATATAACACTAATTCTCGTGTCTTTTCTACCTTTGTTCTGTTTTCACCCCTCTGAGTAGCATCATATCAAGCTGCTACAAAAGAGCTTCAGCGTATATATGGAGCAGATGAAGTGATCATCACACAATCCTGAGTCCAGTTTTCTTCATGGACAAGTTCAGAAGAAATGGTAGATTTGCAATCTGTTCATAGTGAATGAATAGCAGCTTCATatagtttttttgtttctttaagaaaaaaattaaaggttGAGCTGATGCTCCTTGTAGGAATTTGATTTTCCATTTCATGGTAATGATTAATGAAGGTCTATTTTGAGGTTCAGACTTCAGTATAATCTTTCCATCAAGATTTGCTCATGCCTTCTTTGCAAACAATTAACGAGTCTCTTATtaagtttctttttttatttcgaTCACAGTATCAAAATAGAAAAACTCACGTTAAGTTTAAAGAAGACAATCAATGTGAGCTTCAATTCAATGCTAATATCTTAATACATGGGGTTTCTGCTTTGTTGTCTAAGTGCACTTCTTACTGTTATCACTGTTTTCTTAATActcaatttttgttttgaaagGAAACCATTCACACGCTCATGGtgaatacataataataatgataaaggtaaagtataatttttgtctttgaaatttgttaaaaattttaaaaatacttctaaatt from Arachis duranensis cultivar V14167 chromosome 4, aradu.V14167.gnm2.J7QH, whole genome shotgun sequence encodes:
- the LOC107486410 gene encoding uncharacterized protein LOC107486410, translated to MSFQHKSLWLPRDSGCFAGENLGYENSSRVEQKRDHQWFMNTGEPETFSNKKQAVEAIGGNPFSGVSHVNVSPWDTNSGFHSVTGQFSDRLFGSDPRRAINLVDENLLSTGSGSLNVARRDVENQSRNEQSSGLSRSHAIADTSSDPNFGGIRRVKVNQVRDSYNLLPASIGHPYSRADSSTISIGTGHNRNDANISLGSAYNNGNDNTIAMVSGISNTNNNPISMDRPFNKADGSFMLMNQKYGLSMSQPFNRADFVPMDQSYSKGHENFIPAGPTYSKPGENFINISPFYGKGLENLISMGPTYIGTDSNIPPTLPPFETGNSSSFLAGHNYNKGVSGTMPFIAFTSNPEPNPSAGITNGYNLLMGDQMNPNAEQPVNNTQTANTQIDTTQKNKEKKTKKAPSNNFPSNVKSLLSTGIFDGVPVKYVSWSREKSLGGVIKGTGYVCSCDDCKESKCLNAYEFERHAGAKTKHPNNHIYFENGKTVYGVVQELKNTPQEMLFDAIQNVTGTTINEKNFSSWKASYQAATKELQRIYGADEVIITQS